One window from the genome of Jeotgalibaca sp. MA1X17-3 encodes:
- a CDS encoding PH domain-containing protein, with protein sequence MNHERKKFHPSVMFVYFIRGIRSWLFLIFMILINSDGISLFQIAAISGILVIVILMSIFKYFTHTYQVTPQKVVVYKGLVKKRETDITYDRIQTIKQRQWFFFKPFHVVELLIETASSTPGEAEASLTAVDISLVEKIEQLRNYSRTDFQKENAAKSSTDTSFQLSNTQISLYALTDMTVFFVLITAFSFLMDWVPDRLFTNVEMWMSSLQWMISIFVFLIGIVVIALLSLLKNFVLFYQFKVKLQNDTLSIEYGLLERKVQKIPLKKIQGVKVNKQVLRNFFGMSTVELILMGGQEKEGEGMASKKVLLFPLIQTKIVYEILTDFLPTMPITEPAIQPVTKGSIWYFWRWMLLMWVPLMIGGWFIKEWVGLVFLVILIISLLYQWAKSQKQGYDIQKNKILCLQQFQGLSTVQLFIAHQNVQSFTRSSSKWLMKKDIGHIEVWFKEGDSPANFDLRFIQKEDSQFIYEHFWKNPVVME encoded by the coding sequence ATGAATCATGAACGGAAAAAATTTCATCCTTCCGTTATGTTCGTCTACTTTATTAGAGGAATTCGGAGTTGGCTCTTTTTAATATTTATGATCCTCATAAATAGTGATGGAATTAGTCTTTTTCAAATAGCAGCGATTAGTGGGATCCTTGTAATAGTTATATTGATGAGTATTTTTAAGTATTTTACACATACATATCAAGTAACACCGCAAAAAGTAGTTGTTTATAAAGGTCTTGTGAAGAAAAGAGAAACAGATATCACTTACGACCGTATTCAAACGATTAAGCAGAGGCAATGGTTTTTCTTTAAGCCATTTCATGTAGTTGAACTCCTGATTGAAACAGCTAGTAGTACTCCTGGTGAAGCGGAAGCCTCTTTAACAGCAGTAGATATTTCGCTTGTAGAAAAAATTGAACAGCTACGAAATTATTCTCGTACGGATTTTCAAAAAGAAAATGCAGCAAAGTCATCTACTGACACGTCCTTTCAGTTGTCTAATACTCAAATTTCGTTGTATGCATTAACAGATATGACCGTATTTTTTGTTTTGATTACGGCCTTTTCTTTTCTAATGGATTGGGTACCGGACAGACTATTTACAAATGTCGAGATGTGGATGAGTAGTCTACAATGGATGATTAGTATATTTGTGTTTCTGATTGGGATAGTAGTGATTGCTCTTTTATCCTTATTAAAAAACTTTGTTTTGTTCTATCAATTTAAAGTGAAGCTTCAAAATGATACTTTGTCCATTGAATATGGATTGCTTGAAAGAAAAGTCCAAAAAATCCCTTTGAAAAAAATACAAGGAGTTAAAGTAAACAAGCAAGTTTTACGTAACTTTTTTGGAATGTCCACAGTGGAACTAATTCTTATGGGTGGACAGGAAAAGGAAGGGGAAGGTATGGCTTCAAAAAAAGTTCTATTATTTCCACTCATTCAAACTAAAATCGTTTATGAAATATTAACTGATTTTCTTCCTACTATGCCCATCACAGAGCCTGCTATCCAACCAGTTACGAAAGGAAGCATATGGTATTTTTGGCGCTGGATGCTTCTAATGTGGGTACCGTTGATGATCGGTGGATGGTTTATAAAAGAATGGGTTGGCTTGGTCTTTCTCGTAATTCTTATTATTTCACTTCTCTACCAATGGGCGAAGAGTCAAAAGCAAGGGTATGATATTCAAAAGAACAAAATTTTGTGCTTGCAACAGTTCCAAGGTCTTTCAACCGTTCAATTATTTATTGCCCATCAAAATGTGCAATCATTTACTCGCTCTTCATCAAAATGGTTAATGAAGAAAGATATCGGTCATATTGAAGTGTGGTTCAAAGAAGGAGATAGTCCAGCTAATTTTGATTTGCGGTTTATTCAAAAGGAAGATAGTCAGTTTATCTATGAGCATTTTTGGAAAAATCCAGTAGTTATGGAATAA